Genomic DNA from uncultured Vibrio sp.:
AAAGCAATGGGCGTCAATGTAGAAGGCATGTCAGCAGAGCAAGGCGCTGCGGCGGCTATCGACGCCATCGTGACACTTGCAAAAGACGTTGGCATTCCGGCGGGTATCAAAGAGCTTGGTGCGAAGTTAGAAGATATCCCAACCTTGGCGGATAATGCGCTAAAAGACGCTTGTGGCTTCACTAACCCGAAACAAGCGACTCACGAGGAGATCACTGCAATTTTCGAAGCAGCGATGTAAATCGAATTCGCGTTCACACTAGGTAACGTCATCCAATCCCCGATGCCATATCGGGGATTTTTACATCTGTATACAAAACATTTTCTGACAAAACTGTTGTTATAGTGTTAATTTTTAGAAACAAACACGCTTTAAAATGGACACAGCCATGAAAACTGTTATCACCACCCTGCTCGTTTGTTTTTCCCTTTCCAGCCACGCTGCCGATTATCAGGCGAAAGAGGTAGCTAACGGATTCAATATCCCTTGGGGAATAGAATTTCTGAATGAGAAACAGGCCGTGATAAACGAGAAAAACGGCACCATTTCATTGCTGAATATCGAATCGGGACAACGCGAAAAACTCTTTTCGGTTTCAGGTGTCAGCACCACTGGTCAGGCAGGCTTACTTGACGTTGCCCTTGCCCCAAATACGGATAAAACTCGTCCAACGCTCTTCTTTACTTACAGCAAACGCACTAGCAAAGGAAATACGCTCGCCCTCGCGACCGCAACATTACAGAACAATCAACTGATAGATTGGAAGGATCTGTTCGTTGCAGATGCCATTACTGATACCGGACGACATTTTGGTAGCCGTATTACGTTTGTCGATAACAAAGTTTACTTCTCTATTGGCGATCGTGGTGATCGTGATAATGGCCAAAACAGGCAAACTCATGCGGGGTCAATTCTACGTTTAAATCTGGACGGCACGGTTCCGACTGATAATCCTTTCACTGAATCTAAAGTAAAACCTGAAATTTGGAGTTATGGTCATCGTAACCCTCAAGGTTTGTTCTACGACCAAACAACAAATCAGCTTTGGTCAATTGAGCACGGTCCAAGAGGTGGCGACGAGATCAACCTGATTATAAAAGGCGCGAACTACGGCTGGGCTAGGGTCTCTCAAGGAAAAGAATATTGGGGTCCGCTTGATGTCGGCGAAGCGAAATCTTTACCTGGGATGGAAGATCCCAAACTCGTCTATATTCCTTCGATTGCACCGAGTAACTTAGTGGTTTATCGAGGTGACAAGTACCCTGACCTAGACGGGAAAATTATCGCTGGAGCGCTTAAGCTTACGCACCTCAATGTGGTTTCTATCGAGAATGGAAAACTGACCGAATATCAACGCCTGATGGACGATCTTGGCGAGCGAATCAGAGACATCACGATCAGTCCCGATGGTTATCTCTACTTTTCGACCGACACAGGAAAAATTTTTCGACTAGAGCAGAAGTAATTCACATTTATCCTATAATTAAGCTATTGTTTTAAAGATACTTTATACCCATGCGCATGAGGTCAAAATGGTTCCTTTCCCATTAGTCGTCAAAAGAATTAAAGCCGTTATTTTTGATTTAGATAACACCCTTGTGAGTTCAGATATGAACTTCCACACGCTGCGCCAGCAGCTAGGGTGCCCGAAGTCAGAAGATTTATTAGACTTTGTAGAAAAACTGGAACATCCTCACCACAAAGAGCATGCACACAATGTGATTTTTGATCACGAAATCTCCGATGCTGAACAATCTTCACCAATGAAGGGCTGTCACGAACTTCTGGCGTACCTGAATCAACAAGCGATGAAAACTGCCATCGTGACACGTAATTGCCTAATTGCGACCCAACGTAAGCTTGAGCATAACCAAATCGAAGTTGAACGTGTAATTACTCGCGAGTGTTTTCCACCAAAGCCAGATCCTTTATCCCTGCAGGTGCTCGCGAAAGAGTGGCGATTGATGCCAGATGAAGTACTCTACGTCGGTGACTACCTATATGACTTACAGGCGGCCTACAACGCGCAAATGCCCTCTTGCCTTGTCCATCATGGTAATCTGACTGAGTTTCACACTTACGCTTCCCTTGCGGTGACAGAACTCACTGATCTGTTGACTTACTTCGAGTCGGTCCACTTACGACAAAACTATGATCCAGTTCCATAAAAGCAAAAAAGAGCACTGGGTGTGCTCTTTTGCTCTGATTTCCCGATTCTTTTTCTTACTTACTGAAGGTAAGCGTTAAGCATCCACATCAGTTTCTCTTGCTCGCGAATGTAATCACCCATTAATGCTGCGGTACCTTCATCACCCGCCTCGCCAGCATTGGATAAAATTTCTCGCTGATTAAGCAAAAGGATGCCAAAACCATCGACCAGTCCTTTGACGCACTCATCACCGGACGTCGCATTTTGGTGCTCTTTTATTTCGCTCGATTCCAGATAGTGACTGAACGCATGTGCTGGGGTGTAGCCTAACGTTAAAATACGCTCTGCCAACTCATCAATTTTCACTTGTAGGTCAGTATAGATTTCTTCAAATTTTACGTGTAGTTCAAAAAACTGATGACCTTTAATGTTCCAGTGGTAACCACGTGTATTCATGTACAACACTTGGTAGTAGGCAAGTAGCTGATTTAGCTGTTGTGCTAGTTGCTCAGAGTGTTGACGATCTAGACCAATTAGGCTTACTTGTGTGCTCATATCTTGCTCCTAAAATGTAATTCAAACATAGTGCCGTGTTTTCTGCCGATGGAGTTATATTAGATCTAAGCGCTGAGTAACGAAATTCGGTTCTGGCTATAGCTCTGATAACCGAATTCGATAGTTTTATCGGTCTGGGAAAATGAACGATCGCACTAGAAGCTGTATCGTATGTTTACATACAATAGTGTGGCAGGCGTTTCACCAAACAAGCTGTCACTTTCACCGGTAAAACATTGCACAACCGTAAGTAGCTGCCAATCATTAGCAAGAGAGTAATTGCTCGAAAGTCCAGCAAAATAGGAACCGTCATCATAGTAGCTAACGGATGCCGTCAGGCGATTAAGGGATGTGAGGTCAAAGCTTACATCAGCATAAAGCGTGTTCTGGGTAAAACTCAGAGTTTTCGCATTCAGAGGCAAATTCAGATAAGCCAGTGCACTGGAAGCTTCAACAGGATCTGAAATAAACAACCACGCCATTCGTCCAAGCCAGCTGCGTTTTCCTCCAAAGCTGTAGTCTGATTCAAGGCTGCCTACCATCGACGATTGAGTGAGTTCACCTTGGTATTCCGATTCTATCGGATCAAACCATGAGAGTTCACCACGCACACCTGCTTCGTAGATGTCCGTTGCAAACCCAGCGCCAAGAATAAAGTCCCGGCTTGCTCTCCCTGCAATCACCTGATAATCCCAGCCTGATTGATTGGCAAAATAGCGCATAGAGAAACTATTCTTATCTGGTGACTCCACTGGCGCGAAAATTAAATCGATGCCATCGGCAAATCCCAGCTTCTTGCTCACCATTAGTGCATCGGTACCCGCACGCTCTTCATAGTCAAAGTCATAAATTGAATAAGCATTGTAGATATCGTTTGGGTTCCAGATCGTGTTCATCGACCAGTTAACACGAAACCGACCAACCATTGCGCTCCAGTCATCTTCACGCCAGGTGATATAAAGTCGATCGAACTGAGTATTAAGGATGACGGAGTCTTCACGCCAGTTTTTGCTCAGATCAAAGTATCCATT
This window encodes:
- a CDS encoding PQQ-dependent sugar dehydrogenase codes for the protein MKTVITTLLVCFSLSSHAADYQAKEVANGFNIPWGIEFLNEKQAVINEKNGTISLLNIESGQREKLFSVSGVSTTGQAGLLDVALAPNTDKTRPTLFFTYSKRTSKGNTLALATATLQNNQLIDWKDLFVADAITDTGRHFGSRITFVDNKVYFSIGDRGDRDNGQNRQTHAGSILRLNLDGTVPTDNPFTESKVKPEIWSYGHRNPQGLFYDQTTNQLWSIEHGPRGGDEINLIIKGANYGWARVSQGKEYWGPLDVGEAKSLPGMEDPKLVYIPSIAPSNLVVYRGDKYPDLDGKIIAGALKLTHLNVVSIENGKLTEYQRLMDDLGERIRDITISPDGYLYFSTDTGKIFRLEQK
- a CDS encoding HAD family hydrolase, translating into MVPFPLVVKRIKAVIFDLDNTLVSSDMNFHTLRQQLGCPKSEDLLDFVEKLEHPHHKEHAHNVIFDHEISDAEQSSPMKGCHELLAYLNQQAMKTAIVTRNCLIATQRKLEHNQIEVERVITRECFPPKPDPLSLQVLAKEWRLMPDEVLYVGDYLYDLQAAYNAQMPSCLVHHGNLTEFHTYASLAVTELTDLLTYFESVHLRQNYDPVP
- a CDS encoding Dps family protein codes for the protein MSTQVSLIGLDRQHSEQLAQQLNQLLAYYQVLYMNTRGYHWNIKGHQFFELHVKFEEIYTDLQVKIDELAERILTLGYTPAHAFSHYLESSEIKEHQNATSGDECVKGLVDGFGILLLNQREILSNAGEAGDEGTAALMGDYIREQEKLMWMLNAYLQ